One segment of Candidatus Falkowbacteria bacterium DNA contains the following:
- the recR gene encoding recombination mediator RecR, with protein sequence MRLPSPLERLISLFSRLPSVGPKTAERYVFYLLKQKPQLIEELSEALHDLPKKVMTCDLCNGLTETNPCSICKDKNRDQTALCVIADERDLFVLEDTNIYKGLYFVLGGTINTLDDIGPEKINIKGLVDRVKVLKPKEVILGLNPTLDGETTSLYIAKLLKPAGIKITRLAKGLPSGANIEYADGLTLGHALKFRNEI encoded by the coding sequence ATGCGTCTCCCCTCTCCACTCGAAAGACTAATAAGCTTATTTTCACGCCTTCCCTCCGTTGGTCCAAAAACTGCCGAGCGTTATGTTTTTTATTTACTAAAACAAAAACCTCAACTAATTGAAGAATTATCTGAGGCTTTACATGACTTACCAAAAAAAGTCATGACTTGTGATTTATGCAACGGCTTAACAGAAACTAATCCTTGTTCAATCTGCAAAGACAAAAATAGAGATCAAACCGCGCTCTGTGTTATTGCTGATGAACGTGATTTATTTGTTTTAGAAGATACTAACATATATAAAGGCCTTTATTTTGTTTTAGGCGGTACAATTAACACTTTAGATGATATTGGACCTGAAAAAATTAATATCAAAGGTTTGGTTGATCGCGTTAAAGTTTTAAAACCAAAAGAAGTTATCTTAGGACTGAATCCTACCTTAGACGGTGAAACAACTTCTCTATATATTGCAAAACTTCTAAAACCAGCTGGTATTAAAATTACTCGCTTAGCCAAAGGCTTGCCGTCTGGTGCGAATATTGAATACGCTGATGGATTAACTCTAGGTCATGCTTTAAAATTTAGAAATGAAATATGA
- a CDS encoding YbaB/EbfC family nucleoid-associated protein, translating into MFEKLKQIKDLRTQAKTMQNALSGESVTVEKNGLTITINGNLEVTAFTVAENMSQSQIANSAKDAINEAIKKVQKIMAQKMQDMGGLKNFGL; encoded by the coding sequence ATGTTTGAAAAATTAAAGCAAATCAAAGATTTACGTACTCAAGCCAAAACCATGCAAAATGCTTTGTCTGGCGAATCAGTTACTGTAGAAAAAAATGGCTTAACAATTACTATTAACGGTAACTTAGAAGTTACTGCTTTTACTGTAGCTGAAAATATGAGCCAATCTCAAATCGCGAATTCAGCTAAAGATGCTATTAACGAAGCAATTAAGAAGGTTCAAAAAATAATGGCCCAAAAGATGCAAGACATGGGCGGTTTAAAGAATTTTGGACTATAA
- the dnaB gene encoding replicative DNA helicase, with protein MPSQDELKKLPPQNLEAETFILGSLLIDQNVIIKVADILNPEDFYKDSHGKIYSAMQELYARREPIDILSLTSKLEEKNLLDKIGGRTYIAGLANAVGTTSNVTYYAELVQRKATLRRLIAAASEIGEMGYNEDEEIDKLLDESEKRLFNVSQKFLKQAFQPIDTLLNEAFDRIDDLHKQSGKLRGLATGFTDLDNLLAGLQKSDLIILAARPSVGKTSLALDIARQVATINKAAVGVFSLEMSKEQLVDRMLCAEAGVSLWKMRTGKLSDKQESDDFSRIGQAMGVLSETPIFIDDSASANIMEIRTKARRLQMENKLELLVIDYLQLMEGRSRHGDNRVQEIAEISRSLKGIARELNIPVLALSQLSRNVEQTRPAIPKLSHLRESGSIEQDADVVMFIYRKAADRGYNIEELSQSEKTTAQVYIAKHRNGPTGKVNLFFDEETVSFKNLAKGDYDIPPDIGDE; from the coding sequence ATGCCCTCCCAAGACGAACTAAAAAAACTACCACCTCAGAACCTTGAAGCCGAAACCTTTATTCTCGGTTCTCTTTTAATTGATCAAAACGTCATTATTAAAGTGGCAGATATTTTGAATCCTGAGGATTTTTATAAAGATAGTCATGGAAAGATATATAGCGCCATGCAAGAGCTTTATGCTCGTCGCGAACCAATTGACATTTTAAGTTTAACTTCAAAATTAGAGGAAAAGAATCTTTTAGATAAAATAGGTGGTAGAACATATATTGCTGGTTTAGCTAATGCGGTTGGTACAACTTCTAACGTTACTTACTATGCTGAATTAGTTCAACGTAAAGCCACTTTACGTCGTTTAATAGCAGCTGCTTCAGAGATTGGTGAAATGGGTTATAACGAAGATGAAGAAATTGATAAGTTATTAGATGAATCAGAAAAACGATTATTCAATGTTTCCCAGAAATTCTTAAAACAAGCCTTTCAGCCAATCGACACCTTGCTTAACGAAGCTTTTGATCGTATTGATGATTTACACAAGCAATCAGGTAAGTTGCGTGGTCTAGCCACTGGTTTTACTGATCTAGATAACTTATTAGCTGGTTTGCAGAAATCAGACTTGATCATTTTGGCCGCTCGACCTTCAGTTGGTAAAACTTCTTTAGCGCTTGATATTGCTCGACAAGTTGCAACCATTAACAAAGCGGCTGTTGGTGTCTTTTCTTTGGAAATGAGCAAAGAACAATTAGTTGATCGTATGCTTTGTGCTGAAGCTGGCGTTAGCTTATGGAAAATGAGAACTGGTAAATTGTCAGACAAACAAGAGTCAGACGACTTCTCTCGTATTGGACAAGCTATGGGTGTCTTATCTGAAACTCCTATCTTTATTGATGACTCGGCTAGCGCTAACATCATGGAAATCAGAACGAAAGCTCGTCGACTTCAGATGGAAAATAAACTAGAACTTTTAGTTATTGACTACTTGCAGTTAATGGAGGGTCGCAGTCGTCATGGCGACAACCGCGTACAAGAAATTGCTGAAATCAGCCGTTCACTTAAAGGTATCGCCAGAGAATTAAATATTCCTGTTTTAGCTTTGTCACAGCTCTCTCGTAACGTTGAACAAACTCGTCCAGCTATTCCTAAGTTGTCTCACTTGAGAGAATCCGGTTCTATTGAGCAAGACGCTGACGTGGTTATGTTTATTTATCGTAAAGCAGCGGATAGAGGCTATAACATTGAAGAATTATCTCAATCTGAAAAAACTACTGCACAAGTGTATATTGCTAAACATCGTAACGGACCGACTGGAAAAGTTAACCTATTCTTTGATGAAGAAACAGTTAGCTTTAAAAACCTAGCTAAAGGTGATTACGATATTCCCCCTGACATAGGAGATGAATAA
- a CDS encoding L,D-transpeptidase family protein: protein MKKILFAFAIFLAMLFPILSQAAEPLIDTDKDGLVDNLELKFKTDINNPDTDGDGFVDGLEIAKGFDPLSKEDKKLTKNILVNLKKQELYQQLNGITIRTHTVSTGKATMPTPKGTFTIANKSVRAWSKTYGLWMPYWMGIRGTRAGIHELPEWPNGYKEGANHLGRPVSHGCIRLDVTAAKIVYDWTDVGTKVVIN, encoded by the coding sequence ATGAAAAAAATCCTTTTTGCTTTTGCCATTTTTTTGGCAATGCTTTTCCCAATTCTTAGTCAAGCAGCTGAACCACTAATAGATACTGATAAAGATGGTCTAGTTGATAACTTGGAATTAAAATTTAAAACCGATATTAATAATCCCGACACTGACGGTGACGGTTTTGTTGACGGCCTAGAGATTGCCAAGGGTTTTGATCCTTTATCAAAAGAAGACAAAAAGTTAACAAAAAATATTTTAGTTAATCTAAAGAAGCAAGAATTATATCAACAACTAAATGGCATAACAATTAGAACTCACACTGTCTCAACTGGCAAAGCCACTATGCCAACACCAAAGGGAACCTTTACGATTGCAAATAAATCAGTGCGAGCTTGGTCAAAGACTTATGGTCTATGGATGCCTTATTGGATGGGAATAAGAGGTACGCGCGCCGGAATCCATGAATTACCAGAATGGCCTAATGGTTACAAAGAAGGCGCTAACCATCTTGGCAGGCCTGTTTCACATGGCTGTATCAGACTTGATGTTACGGCCGCAAAGATTGTTTATGATTGGACTGATGTCGGTACGAAGGTTGTTATTAATTAG
- a CDS encoding cysteine desulfurase family protein, producing MIYFDYSATTPLDPKVLKSMTPYFSKDFFNPASIHSAGQKALKAVEDARYKIARLIGSRGSEIVFTSGATEANNLALRGLLEGALSKGDKRKHIISTSIEHSSILEPLNDLKKKGYKVDLLPVDKNGLVSLSVLEKAITEDTILISIGYVNSEVGSIQPLNRFGRLIKKLNSHRYETWLKLSTRKRGDKPRPMYFHSDATQAFNVIDCDINKLHLDLMSLSGHKLYGPKGVGLLFVRRGTILKPQQLGGHQERNLRSGTLNVPAIVGLAQAMIIAQKNRVTFNNKISKLRDTFIKSLLKLEPSLMITVKSFALSAMHANIIFPKVQGDALLSALDEKGIAVSAGSACASGDLEASHVLVALGYEKSLAQSALRFTFGRITNIKEVNQAVKIVSLAYRACLRRG from the coding sequence ATGATTTATTTTGATTACAGCGCGACTACGCCGCTAGACCCAAAAGTTCTTAAGTCAATGACTCCTTATTTTTCTAAGGATTTTTTTAATCCAGCTTCTATTCATAGCGCCGGACAAAAAGCACTTAAAGCAGTTGAGGATGCACGTTATAAAATTGCTAGACTAATTGGCAGCAGAGGCTCAGAAATTGTTTTTACTTCAGGTGCAACCGAAGCTAATAATTTGGCTTTAAGAGGCTTACTTGAAGGTGCTTTATCAAAAGGTGACAAACGTAAACATATTATTAGCACGTCGATTGAGCACAGCTCTATTCTAGAACCACTAAATGATTTAAAAAAGAAGGGTTATAAAGTTGATTTATTACCAGTTGATAAAAATGGCCTAGTTAGTTTAAGTGTTTTAGAAAAAGCTATTACTGAGGATACGATTTTAATTTCTATTGGCTATGTTAATAGCGAAGTCGGTAGTATTCAGCCTTTAAATCGTTTTGGTCGCTTAATAAAAAAATTAAATTCACATCGCTATGAGACTTGGCTTAAATTATCAACTCGCAAAAGAGGGGATAAGCCTAGACCAATGTATTTTCATAGTGATGCGACACAAGCTTTTAATGTTATTGATTGTGATATAAATAAGTTACATCTGGATTTAATGAGTTTATCAGGTCATAAACTTTATGGACCAAAAGGAGTTGGTTTATTATTTGTTCGTCGTGGCACAATTCTTAAGCCACAACAACTTGGCGGTCATCAAGAACGAAACTTAAGGAGTGGAACTTTAAATGTTCCAGCCATCGTTGGTTTAGCTCAAGCAATGATAATTGCACAAAAAAATCGTGTTACTTTTAATAATAAAATTTCTAAGTTACGTGATACTTTTATTAAAAGTTTATTAAAACTAGAGCCTAGTTTAATGATAACTGTTAAATCTTTCGCACTTTCAGCAATGCACGCCAATATTATTTTCCCTAAAGTGCAGGGTGATGCTTTGTTGTCGGCTTTGGATGAAAAGGGAATTGCAGTTTCAGCTGGTTCAGCTTGTGCTTCCGGTGATCTAGAAGCCTCTCATGTTTTAGTGGCCCTCGGTTATGAAAAGTCTTTAGCTCAATCGGCGCTGCGTTTTACCTTTGGAAGAATTACTAATATTAAAGAAGTTAATCAAGCCGTAAAAATCGTGTCTTTAGCTTATAGGGCCTGTTTACGCCGCGGTTGA
- the mraY gene encoding phospho-N-acetylmuramoyl-pentapeptide-transferase, with translation MESEIIIILVLSGLAFLLALFLTPLWTKILYKYKLGKTIRNSGSTPIFSKLHAAKSGTPTMGGVLIWLTTVVFAFGFFYISQIFSWPIFSQLNFLTRTETWLPLGCLVASALVGLFDDWLDVKGRGTAGGGGLRMMHRILIYTAIAAIGALWFYFKLERDTFNIPFLGDFHLGWMYIVVFIFVIVGTAFSVNQTDGLDGLAGGVLLTSFCAYAVIAFMNGKFNLAAFCGVIVGALLAFLWFNVTPARFYMGDTGSMSLGITLGVIAMLTDSALILVLIGSIFVIEAVSTIMQIVSKKVRGKKIFLSAPIHHHLEAIGWSEAKIVMRAWIIAGVSATSGLVIFLLNRLH, from the coding sequence ATGGAATCAGAAATTATCATTATCTTAGTTTTATCAGGCCTAGCTTTTTTGTTAGCTCTTTTTTTAACTCCTTTGTGGACGAAGATTCTCTATAAATACAAACTTGGTAAAACAATTCGCAATTCTGGTTCGACGCCAATTTTTTCTAAATTGCATGCTGCAAAAAGTGGCACACCAACAATGGGCGGTGTCTTGATTTGGTTAACAACCGTTGTTTTTGCGTTCGGCTTTTTTTATATATCACAAATTTTTTCTTGGCCGATTTTTTCTCAACTTAATTTTTTAACTCGTACAGAAACTTGGTTACCTCTTGGTTGTTTAGTAGCCTCTGCTTTAGTTGGTTTGTTTGATGATTGGCTCGACGTTAAAGGTAGGGGAACTGCTGGTGGAGGAGGCTTACGAATGATGCATCGCATATTAATTTATACGGCGATCGCGGCGATTGGCGCCTTATGGTTTTATTTCAAATTAGAGCGTGATACTTTCAATATCCCATTCTTGGGCGACTTTCATCTAGGTTGGATGTATATCGTTGTTTTTATTTTTGTAATTGTTGGAACGGCTTTTTCTGTTAATCAAACCGACGGTTTAGACGGTTTAGCCGGGGGAGTATTACTAACCAGTTTCTGTGCTTATGCGGTGATTGCTTTTATGAATGGTAAATTTAATCTTGCGGCCTTTTGCGGCGTTATTGTTGGTGCTTTATTAGCGTTCTTGTGGTTTAACGTAACTCCAGCTCGTTTTTATATGGGTGATACTGGCTCAATGAGTCTTGGTATTACCTTGGGCGTAATTGCTATGTTAACCGATAGCGCCCTAATTCTAGTTTTAATTGGTTCGATTTTTGTAATTGAAGCAGTCTCAACAATTATGCAGATCGTTTCAAAAAAAGTACGTGGAAAAAAAATATTCTTGTCTGCTCCAATCCATCATCATTTAGAAGCAATTGGTTGGTCGGAAGCAAAGATTGTTATGCGAGCCTGGATTATTGCTGGCGTTTCAGCAACCAGTGGCTTAGTTATATTTTTATTAAACAGACTCCATTAA
- the ftsW gene encoding putative lipid II flippase FtsW — protein MFARLKALFNKHVEFSPDRLESDQVFKVVVALLLIFGLIMLASASSITAYNSYQDTYYFFKKQFVSILVGVACFWFFSKINYKRLRFFALPALIISIVLLLLVFIPGLGKEINGSKSWLNIFGYSLQPAEFVKLTFIVYLAALFEKGSETANRFRSFLVLYGALAVLMLLQPDLGTLSILTVASFCVYYVGGGKLKHILGFIAAGVIGLVILVNLPGQGYKLDRFKCFIDSNRDTGKSCYQINQSLIAIGSGGVLGRGLGESRQKFLYLPEVQNDFIFAIIAEETGLVGSAIVILLFVLIFYRGWIVAHRLTDPYGRNLVVGIMVWIVGQAVLNIGGITNFLPMTGVPLPLISYGGTAIIAALAGLGIISSASRYVR, from the coding sequence ATGTTTGCTCGCCTCAAAGCATTATTTAATAAACATGTTGAATTTTCCCCTGACAGACTTGAGTCTGACCAGGTTTTTAAAGTTGTTGTAGCTTTATTGCTTATCTTTGGCTTAATAATGTTGGCCAGCGCCTCTTCTATAACAGCTTATAATTCATATCAAGATACTTATTACTTCTTTAAGAAACAATTTGTAAGCATTCTTGTTGGCGTAGCTTGTTTTTGGTTTTTTTCAAAAATTAATTATAAAAGATTACGTTTTTTTGCATTACCAGCTTTAATAATTTCAATTGTTTTGTTGCTATTGGTCTTTATTCCTGGCTTGGGTAAAGAAATTAATGGTTCTAAAAGTTGGTTGAATATCTTCGGCTATTCATTGCAGCCAGCCGAGTTCGTTAAATTAACTTTCATTGTTTATTTGGCGGCTTTATTTGAAAAAGGTTCTGAAACAGCGAATCGTTTTCGATCATTTTTAGTGCTTTATGGAGCTTTGGCTGTTTTAATGCTATTGCAACCAGACTTGGGAACTTTATCTATTTTAACAGTAGCTTCATTTTGTGTTTATTATGTTGGTGGAGGAAAATTGAAACATATCTTAGGCTTTATCGCTGCTGGTGTTATTGGTTTAGTAATTCTAGTAAACTTGCCAGGGCAAGGTTATAAATTAGATCGTTTCAAATGTTTTATTGATTCTAATCGCGATACTGGTAAATCTTGCTATCAAATTAATCAGTCTTTAATTGCTATTGGTTCCGGCGGCGTTCTTGGTCGAGGCCTAGGTGAAAGTCGTCAAAAATTTTTATATCTGCCAGAAGTGCAAAACGATTTTATCTTTGCAATTATCGCTGAAGAAACTGGCTTAGTTGGTTCAGCGATTGTTATTCTTTTGTTTGTTTTAATTTTTTATCGTGGTTGGATAGTGGCACATCGTTTAACTGATCCTTATGGAAGAAATTTGGTTGTTGGTATTATGGTTTGGATTGTTGGTCAAGCGGTTTTGAATATTGGTGGTATTACAAATTTTTTACCGATGACAGGAGTGCCTTTGCCTTTAATTAGCTATGGTGGAACCGCAATTATCGCGGCGCTCGCCGGCCTTGGAATTATTTCCAGCGCCAGTCGCTATGTCAGGTAA
- the gltX gene encoding glutamate--tRNA ligase, translated as MNALAKKPRLRLAPSPTGFLHLGNLRTALFGYLLAKHWGGSFILRIEDTDEKRFVPGAIESLVKIFQNLGIAFDEGPEKGGAYGPYVQSERLAIYKEKAQELIDKGDAYYCFAAAEELEAMRQEQVARHEPPRYDRRYRDLPPEEAKQRIAKGETYVIRHKMPLSGTITVHDELRGDISFAAEQLEDYVLLKSDGYPTYQLASVVDDHLMEISHVTRGEEWIPSLPKNILLYKALGWEAPLFIHLPLILNKTGGKLSKRQGDVFVEDYLNKGYLKDALINFCALLGWHPKDEQEFFTLNELEKSFDINGIGISPAVFDQEKLDFINGHYIRNLSLDELLDLSKPFLAELLSGADKNKNNSEFIKAVIALEQPRLKTLNELSESTAFFFAKTLSYEKDLLIWKSLSESEIKSNLNELQEKLAKINESEWQTKDIENVIVSWLKADNKKLGDYLWPMRVALSGLKASPGPFEIAAVLGKEETIEKITFASSLLS; from the coding sequence ATGAACGCTCTAGCTAAAAAACCACGTTTGCGCTTAGCGCCTTCGCCAACTGGATTCCTACATCTAGGTAATTTACGTACCGCTTTATTTGGTTATTTATTAGCTAAGCACTGGGGTGGCTCATTTATTTTGCGCATCGAAGACACAGACGAGAAGAGATTTGTTCCTGGCGCAATTGAAAGTTTAGTTAAAATTTTTCAGAACTTAGGCATCGCTTTTGACGAGGGGCCTGAAAAAGGTGGGGCCTATGGCCCATACGTACAAAGCGAACGCTTAGCGATTTATAAAGAAAAAGCTCAAGAGTTAATTGATAAAGGTGATGCCTATTATTGTTTTGCCGCCGCCGAAGAATTAGAGGCTATGCGACAAGAACAAGTCGCTCGTCACGAACCGCCGCGTTATGATCGTCGTTATCGCGATTTACCACCCGAAGAAGCTAAGCAAAGAATTGCTAAAGGTGAAACTTACGTAATTAGGCATAAAATGCCTTTAAGCGGAACCATTACGGTTCATGATGAATTGCGTGGCGATATTTCTTTTGCGGCCGAACAATTAGAAGATTATGTCTTGTTAAAATCAGATGGCTATCCAACTTATCAATTAGCTTCAGTAGTTGATGATCATTTAATGGAAATTTCTCATGTAACCAGGGGAGAGGAGTGGATTCCGTCTTTACCCAAAAATATCTTGTTATATAAAGCTTTAGGTTGGGAGGCGCCGCTATTTATACATCTACCATTAATTTTAAATAAAACCGGCGGCAAATTAAGCAAAAGACAGGGCGATGTATTTGTTGAAGATTATCTAAATAAAGGTTATCTTAAAGATGCGCTTATTAATTTTTGCGCCTTATTAGGCTGGCATCCTAAGGATGAACAAGAGTTCTTTACTTTAAATGAATTAGAAAAATCATTTGACATTAATGGTATTGGAATTAGCCCGGCTGTTTTTGATCAAGAAAAATTAGATTTTATTAATGGTCATTATATTAGAAACCTTTCACTTGATGAGTTACTAGATTTATCTAAACCATTTTTAGCTGAGCTACTATCAGGGGCTGATAAAAATAAAAATAATTCTGAATTTATTAAAGCTGTCATCGCTCTGGAACAACCAAGATTAAAAACCTTAAACGAGTTAAGTGAATCTACTGCTTTCTTTTTTGCAAAGACGCTTAGCTATGAAAAAGATTTGCTAATTTGGAAATCTTTAAGCGAGTCAGAGATAAAATCTAATTTAAATGAATTACAAGAAAAGCTTGCCAAAATTAATGAATCAGAATGGCAAACAAAAGATATTGAAAACGTAATTGTTTCTTGGTTAAAAGCTGACAATAAAAAGTTAGGTGATTATTTATGGCCTATGCGTGTGGCTTTAAGTGGTTTAAAGGCTAGCCCGGGACCATTTGAAATAGCTGCCGTTCTTGGCAAAGAAGAAACCATAGAAAAAATTACTTTCGCCTCTAGTCTTCTTTCTTAA
- a CDS encoding peptidoglycan DD-metalloendopeptidase family protein produces MQFKLKKSTIYISLAAIIAIVGVSGYLVNGVIAAIQAPTTNSVSSKEINDLNSSIEQKKKQLDEIKDKQEQYKKVIAEKQAEQATLKNQLAIVDNRLAESQLNLDQVKVDIETTNLEIQKNDLEINETDKSIKANKSHLSSAIRLLSQEGDRSQLEVLLLNNYLTDYISQVKYLEDINGKITNGLSDLKTSKDELAESKIKLEAGKEKLRQLRSQLEEQSVQLASEKDSKAYILDETKSSEAEYQRLLAQAKREQQSASSDIVSLEKKIRSKLNAQGSTSVPLKYNGFIWPVPKNTITATFHDPSYPFRYVFEHPAIDIRAGQGTPLRAAASGYVGRAKDGGMGYSYIMLVHGDGLATVYGHVSRIYVKEDEYVTQGQVIGLSGAMPGTPGAGSLTTGPHLHFEVRLNGIPVNPLEYL; encoded by the coding sequence ATGCAATTTAAACTTAAAAAAAGCACAATTTATATTTCATTAGCAGCCATAATTGCCATTGTTGGCGTTAGTGGTTATTTAGTTAATGGCGTTATCGCCGCAATTCAAGCTCCGACCACAAATTCTGTCAGTTCTAAAGAGATTAATGATTTAAATAGTTCTATTGAACAAAAAAAGAAGCAACTTGACGAGATTAAAGACAAACAAGAGCAATATAAAAAAGTTATTGCCGAAAAACAAGCTGAACAGGCTACTTTAAAAAACCAACTCGCCATAGTTGATAACCGATTAGCTGAATCTCAATTAAATCTAGATCAGGTTAAAGTAGATATTGAAACAACAAATTTAGAAATTCAAAAAAACGATTTAGAAATTAATGAAACCGATAAATCAATTAAAGCCAATAAGAGTCACCTCAGTTCAGCTATTAGACTCTTAAGCCAAGAAGGTGATAGGTCGCAACTAGAGGTCCTATTACTTAATAACTATTTAACCGACTATATTAGTCAGGTAAAATATTTAGAAGATATCAATGGTAAAATTACCAACGGTTTGTCAGATTTAAAGACCTCAAAAGACGAGCTTGCGGAAAGTAAAATTAAACTTGAGGCAGGTAAAGAAAAACTTAGACAGTTAAGATCACAATTAGAAGAGCAGAGCGTGCAACTTGCATCTGAAAAAGATTCTAAGGCCTATATACTTGATGAAACAAAATCATCTGAAGCTGAATATCAGCGTTTATTGGCGCAAGCAAAAAGGGAACAGCAATCCGCATCATCGGACATCGTAAGTCTTGAAAAGAAAATTCGCAGCAAGTTAAATGCACAAGGAAGTACTAGTGTTCCTTTAAAGTACAATGGTTTTATTTGGCCAGTGCCAAAAAATACGATTACTGCAACATTTCATGATCCATCTTATCCTTTTAGATATGTTTTTGAGCATCCAGCCATAGACATTAGAGCAGGGCAAGGTACGCCACTAAGAGCTGCTGCTTCGGGTTATGTTGGACGAGCTAAAGATGGTGGTATGGGTTATAGTTACATCATGCTAGTTCATGGCGATGGCTTAGCAACTGTTTATGGTCACGTTTCGCGCATTTACGTAAAGGAAGATGAATATGTTACTCAAGGACAAGTTATCGGACTTTCTGGCGCAATGCCTGGAACACCGGGAGCAGGCTCACTTACAACCGGACCTCACCTTCACTTCGAAGTACGTCTTAACGGAATTCCAGTTAACCCTCTTGAATACCTCTAA